One genomic window of Punica granatum isolate Tunisia-2019 chromosome 1, ASM765513v2, whole genome shotgun sequence includes the following:
- the LOC116197098 gene encoding uncharacterized protein LOC116197098 isoform X1, whose translation MGRKPYRKIKVSPLPMASISPPSSHGSLSSLIFSSGAKAGGSSSKSKARSFHIKARTDGVSSIGASPSGKTPASVSDLKDFASSSLDDLKRHLDRSHSAILKDFEASHSRLHKRFKMQTQSCQQLMDKVDEECRKISEQINETQNAMKETYTEFMEDVQASSSRCMSVAHSLSGSFLSCLDLVCKTSIPELLKSFEKAIDDIRSRSGIAST comes from the exons ATGGGGAGGAAACCGTACCGTAAAATCAAGGTTTCGCCATTGCCGATGGCTTCGATCTCGCCACCTTCCTCCCACGGGTCTCTGAGTTCACTCATATTCAGCTCCGGCGCCAAAGCCGGTGGCTCATCCTCCAAATCCAAGGCCAGGAGCTTCCACATCAAGGCAAGAACAGACGGCGTCTCCAGCATCGGCGCTTCGCCATCTGGCAAAACCCCGGCATCCGTGTCCGACCTCAAGGATTTCGCCTCCTCGAGCTTGGACGACCTCAAGCGCCACCTCGACCGCTCTCACTCCGCGATCCTCAAGGACTTCGAGGCCTCTCACTCCCGCCTCCATAAGCGATTTAAG ATGCAAACACAATCATGCCAACAACTCATGGATAAAGTGGATGAGGAGTGTCGGAAGATATCTGAGCAGATTAATGAAACTCAGAATGCGATGAAG GAAACCTACACGGAGTTCATGGAAGATGTTCAAGCCAGTTCATCTCGATGTATGTCTGTTGCACACTCTCTATCGGGATCTTTTCTCAGTTGCCTCGACTTAG TATGCAAGACATCCATCCCAGAGCTTCTGAAGTCCTTTGAGAAGGCAATTGATGATATCCGCAGCCGTTCTGGAATTGCATCAACTTAG
- the LOC116197098 gene encoding uncharacterized protein LOC116197098 isoform X2, whose product MGRKPYRKIKVSPLPMASISPPSSHGSLSSLIFSSGAKAGGSSSKSKARSFHIKARTDGVSSIGASPSGKTPASVSDLKDFASSSLDDLKRHLDRSHSAILKDFEASHSRLHKRFKMQTQSCQQLMDKVDEECRKISEQINETQNAMKETYTEFMEDVQASSSRLCKTSIPELLKSFEKAIDDIRSRSGIAST is encoded by the exons ATGGGGAGGAAACCGTACCGTAAAATCAAGGTTTCGCCATTGCCGATGGCTTCGATCTCGCCACCTTCCTCCCACGGGTCTCTGAGTTCACTCATATTCAGCTCCGGCGCCAAAGCCGGTGGCTCATCCTCCAAATCCAAGGCCAGGAGCTTCCACATCAAGGCAAGAACAGACGGCGTCTCCAGCATCGGCGCTTCGCCATCTGGCAAAACCCCGGCATCCGTGTCCGACCTCAAGGATTTCGCCTCCTCGAGCTTGGACGACCTCAAGCGCCACCTCGACCGCTCTCACTCCGCGATCCTCAAGGACTTCGAGGCCTCTCACTCCCGCCTCCATAAGCGATTTAAG ATGCAAACACAATCATGCCAACAACTCATGGATAAAGTGGATGAGGAGTGTCGGAAGATATCTGAGCAGATTAATGAAACTCAGAATGCGATGAAG GAAACCTACACGGAGTTCATGGAAGATGTTCAAGCCAGTTCATCTCGAT TATGCAAGACATCCATCCCAGAGCTTCTGAAGTCCTTTGAGAAGGCAATTGATGATATCCGCAGCCGTTCTGGAATTGCATCAACTTAG
- the LOC116207238 gene encoding protein PAM68, chloroplastic, which yields MMASITGAVKLSKPAIAPSSNLTSLHKMDFKYEQLNGVQQRRTLLITSGWERRDTIDKRISSYPISNRKLALSQRPLHCTELQATLKSPRGFSPTPKNPKRTKKSDRGSSIDDEEDDPDDDPSAGIIPEVVTNRMMNRMAFSVGIPLFIGLLFFPFFYYLKVGLKIDVPTWVPFIVSFFFFGSALLGVSYGIVSSSWDPMREGSLLGWNEAQKNWPIFWQSLWGRSGKK from the exons ATGATGGCCTCCATCACCGGGGCGGTGAAGCTATCGAAGCCAGCTATTGCGCCATCTTCCAATCTCACGTCACTCCACAAG ATGGATTTCAAGTACGAACAACTAAATGGGGTTCAGCAACGTCGCACCCTCCTGATTACCAGCGGCTGGGAGAGACGAGATACGATCGATAAACGAATCTCAAGTTACCCGATTTCAAACAGGAAACTGGCATTAAGTCAAAGGCCATTACACTGCACAGAGTTGCAAGCTACCTTGAAGAGCCCAAGAGGCTTTAGTCCCACGCCAAAGAATCCCAAAAGGACCAAGAAGTCTGACAGAGGCAGTAGTATTGACGACGAAGAAGACGACCCGGATGACGATCCTAGCGCAGGGATTATACCGGAGGTAGTGACCAACAGGATGATGAACAGGATGGCATTTTCTGTTGGGATACCGCTGTTCATAGGGCTGCTGTTCTTCCCGTTCTTCTACTACCTCAAGGTGGGACTGAAGATTGATGTCCCCACATGGGTGCCCTTCATCGtgtcattcttcttctttgggtCTGCCCTGCTTGGGGTGAGTTACGGGATCGTATCCTCCAGCTGGGACCCTATGAGGGAAGGATCGCTCTTGGGTTGGAACGAGGCTCAGAAGAACTGGCCTATCTTCTGGCAGTCTCTGTGGGGTAGATCTGGGAAGAAGTAG